A single window of Plasmodium cynomolgi strain B DNA, scaffold: 0425, whole genome shotgun sequence DNA harbors:
- a CDS encoding hypothetical protein (putative), which produces MVNYYNAGEKIAITLINDQKRSSVNFTPFIRNVTSNRGACLEVYDDIQRGINEKIAELDKPMDRSLFTQKCEEINKYLDHQKNIYGVCYEVRFKSTYSYIAEDVEKLLLESNKYSECPKQWTSEPDKITKLEIKKDEPCDGDGKHGIETTETEEQRISKPNCENESCVPKI; this is translated from the exons ATGGTAAATTACTACAATGCAGGC gaaaaaattgctataACTCTAATTAATGATCAAAAAAGGTCTAGTGTAAATTTTACGCCTTTTATAAGAAACGTAACTTCTAATAGAGGAGCTTGTTTAGAAGTATATGATGATATTCAACGTGGCATTAATGAGAAAATTGCTGAATTAGATAAACCAATGGATAGAAGTTTATTCACCCagaaatgtgaagaaataaataagtatTTAGATCATCAAAAGAATATTTATGGTGTATGTTATGAAGTTCGTTTCAAAAGCACATATTCGTATATTGCGGAGGatgtagaaaaattattattagaGTCTAATAAATATTCTGAATGTCCTAAGCAGTGGACATCAGAGCCAGACAAAATCACTAAattggaaattaaaaaagacgAACCGTGCGATGGGGATGGAAAACATGGGATTGAAACAACTGAAACGGAAGAACAAAGAATATCGAAACCCAACTGTGAAAATGAATCCTGCGTACCAAAAATTTAG